In Drosophila bipectinata strain 14024-0381.07 chromosome 2R, DbipHiC1v2, whole genome shotgun sequence, one genomic interval encodes:
- the L gene encoding zinc finger protein 423 homolog isoform X2: MMALKMLYRGPSSRLENLIEKIQATKEITNNDMYSTHTSSSYSPSISDGTMTPNSHHLPGAPANLPGQDQDHPREGNTNGGLDGEDLVKPKRLPHFHHHHHHHYHHQQALKIANKLRKINKESKLGALGGAGAGGVGSKFDKLTGEGIKSRGDGSYQCQFCEKSFPRLGYLKHHVQSHAEHLPFKCEYCSKLFKHKRSRDRHKKLHTNERNYKCPHCEAAFSRSDHLKIHMKTHDIQKPFQCSMCNRGYNTAAALTSHMQKHKKNAAILAAGGNPNALNYSPRSTGSASASVSSNGSLHKRRYALTLATDSSPSRLDYPQKRSRSGTTSTAAATANAAPTPLLRCSYCPKVTEFSSLEQLNAHLQSVHEQPQQPPVKTPNQEAEGFQLSCEYCTMKFGNIAGLFQHMRSTHLDRLSSPNSYYEHFNRLATAGTFSPRLALDLPKIKPDLGSPDQRELRPAEEDLPTDLSSNKRRPLTPNPQPPPAPPGVFFCNQCNAGLPDFESFRNHLKSHIAEGMQQVCPHCGLSLPEQSEFERHVVGHFLITGSEFNCSSSCGKSFAKSEDLQQHLITEHVLTLLKCSLCSELCESRMAMQLHLACAHSQETKLLRCSACLELFRSDAEFHVHVKTRHQLGGHPALGSATANAPSNPLQCMFCRVVCSSELEMHFHLAAHARQFRCPSCPETFHVEFLLDRHMQSQHGGVGGGAGVKDKEASSPNMNSLYVNALLPPLAAAAAAAAATNNNSSIIDYNVAFKGLFGGAAGGGGGGSGAPTAPSSKFYSPLQVDTNALKAQTSPHPALMYGLSQRYLMEMYAAKSASPPGSEGGASGQAAGSQASAPVPPPAPPAPPQAPPTTFSCGMCERQDLRSEAELHSHRKLAHNLKTGVSLRCAYCAGNFKSRAELEQHMKSCHNSTGKHKCLICDEVFPSPAILAEHKLQHSKVGQSGKCSHCGQPLEDVAAFRAHLSEHGSDGASLPLACICCRQTLHSEFELSLHAKFHTKSASSGGSLQEPVCALCLEPLPDATEGPAKLCEKCCRKHNLNGKRSKPPSEPPVQSLPPIQPPSGAAFVENRCNLCKMILPHAQKLQEHLVEHTFAGTEQRGYNCYICSAVFTAPGGLLNHMAEHGAHTRPYDCNLCPEKFYFRAELEHHQRGHELRPQARPKMEVPSNRTSSSPIDSPVRSPTIVKQELYETDTAQSAGGDEEEPENAHDDEEYIEVEQMPHEGRPSELERATSSA; this comes from the exons ATATGTATAGTACTCACACATCCTCCAGCTACTCACCCAGCATTTCGGACGGCACCATGACTCCCAACTCACATCACTTGCCCGGTGCTCCTGCCAATCTCCCCGGCCAGGATCAGGATCACCCGAGAGAGGGAAACACCAACGGAGGACTGGATGGCGAGGACTTGGTCAAGCCGAAGCGTCTGCCCCATTTCCATcatcatcaccaccaccactaccatCACCAGCAGGCGCTGAAAATCGCCAACAAGCTGCGAAAAATCAATAAGGAATCCAAGCTGGGAGCCCTGGGAGGAGCGGGAGCCGGAGGAGTTGGCTCCAAGTTTGATAAGTTGACGGGCGAGGGGATTAAAAGTCGCGGCGACGGCTCCTATCAGTGTCAGTTCTGCGAGAAGTCATTTCCGCGACTCGGTTACTTGAAGCATCACGTGCAG AGCCACGCCGAACACCTGCCCTTCAAGTGCGAGTACTGCTCCAAGCTCTTCAAGCACAAGCGCTCCCGGGATCGCCATAAGAAGCTTCACACCAACGAGAGGAACTACAAGTGTCCTCATTGCGAGGCTGCCTTTTCCAGGAG TGACCATCTTAAGATCCACATGAAAACCCATGACATCCAGAAGCCCTTCCAGTGCAGCATGTGCAACAGGGGCTACAACACGGCAGCTGCCCTGACCTCCCACATGCAGAAGCACAAGAAGAACGCCGCCATCCTGGCAGCTGGAGGCAATCCCAATGCCCTCAACTACAGTCCACGCTCTACGGGATCTGCCTCGGCCTCGGTCTCCAGCAACGGGAGCCTGCACAAGAGGCGATATGCCCTGACCCTGGCCACGGACAGCAGTCCCAGCCGCCTGGACTACCCCCAGAAGAGGTCGAGAAGTGGCACCACCTCCACTGCCGCCGCCACAGCTAATGCAGCACCCACGCCACTGCTGAGGTGCAGCTACTGCCCCAAGGTGACGGAGTTCAGCAGCCTGGAGCAGTTGAATGCCCATCTGCAGAGTGTCCACGAGCAGCCCCAGCAGCCGCCGGTAAAGACACCCAACCAGGAGGCGGAGGGCTTCCAGCTGAGCTGTGAATACTGCACCATGAAGTTCGGCAACATAGCCGGTCTCTTCCAGCACATGCGGAGCACTCACCTGGACAGGCTGAGCAGCCCCAACTCCTACTACGAGCACTTCAACCGCCTGGCCACCGCCGGCACCTTCAGTCCGCGCCTGGCTCTGGATCTGCCCAAGATCAAGCCGGACCTGGGAAGCCCCGATCAGCGCGAGCTGCGGCCGGCGGAGGAGGACCTACCCACGGACTTGAGCAGCAACAAGCGGCGACCCCTGACCCCTAACCCGCAGCCCCCACCCGCTCCTCCGGGCGTCTTCTTCTGCAATCAGTGCAACGCCGGCTTGCCCGACTTCGAGAGCTTCAGGAATCACCTGAAGAGCCACATCGCCGAGGGCATGCAGCAGGTCTGCCCGCACTGTGGACTGAGCCTGCCGGAGCAGTCGGAGTTCGAGCGCCATGTGGTGGGCCACTTCCTGATCACCGGATCGGAGTTCAACTGCAGCTCCAGCTGCGGCAAGAGCTTCGCCAAGTCGGAGGACCTCCAGCAGCACCTCATCACTGAGCACGTCCTCACTCTCCTGAAGTGTTCCCTATGCTCGGAGCTCTGCGAGAGCCGGATGGCCATGCAGCTCCACCTAGCCTGTGCCCACAGCCAGGAGACCAAGCTGCTTCGCTGCAGCGCCTGCCTGGAGCTGTTCCGCTCGGACGCCGAGTTCCACGTCCACGTCAAGACGCGCCACCAGCTGGGCGGACACCCCGCCCTGGGCAGTGCCACTGCGAATGCCCCCTCCAATCCTCTCCAGTGCATGTTCTGCCGAGTGGTCTGCTCCTCGGAGCTGGaaatgcatttccatttggcGGCCCATGCCAGGCAGTTCCGGTGCCCCTCGTGCCCCGAGACCTTCCACGTTGAGTTCCTGCTGGATCGCCACATGCAGAGCCAGCACGGTGGTGTCGGAGGAGGAGCAGGCGTCAAGGACAAGGAGGCCAGTTCGCCCAACATGAACAGCCTGTACGTGAACGCCCTGCTGCCACCACttgcggcagcagcagcggctgccgcagccaccaacaacaacagcagcatcaTCGACTACAACGTGGCCTTCAAGGGCTTGTTTGGCGGAGcagccggaggaggaggaggagggtcTGGAGCACCCACTGCCCCCTCGTCCAAGTTCTACAGCCCGCTGCAAGTGGACACCAACGCCCTGAAGGCACAGACCTCGCCCCACCCGGCCCTGATGTACGGACTCAGCCAGAGGTACTTGATGGAAATGTACGCCGCCAAGTCGGCCTCTCCTCCGGGAAGTGAGGGTGGAGCCAGTGGGCAGGCAGCCGGATCCCAGGCATCTGCACCAGTACCGCCACCCGCTCCTCCTGCACCACCGCAGGCACCACCCACCACCTTCAGCTGCGGAATGTGCGAGCGACAGGATCTGAGGAGCGAGGCGGAACTCCACTCGCACCGCAAACTGGCCCACAACCTGAAGACCGGAGTGAGCCTGAGGTGCGCCTACTGCGCCGGGAACTTCAAGTCCCGGGCGGAGCTGGAGCAGCACATGAAGAGCTGTCACAATTCCACGGGCAAGCACAAGTGCTTGATCTGCGACGAGGTCTTCCCCTCGCCAGCCATCCTGGCCGAGCACAAGCTACAGCACTCCAAGGTGGGGCAGTCGGGCAAGTGCTCGCACTGCGGCCAGCCCCTGGAGGACGTGGCCGCCTTTCGGGCCCACCTCTCCGAGCATGGAAGCGACGGGGCGTCCCTGCCCCTGGCCTGCATCTGCTGCCGCCAGACCCTGCACTCGGAGTTCGAACTGAGTCTGCACGCCAAGTTCCACACCAAGTCCGCGTCCAGTGGCGGCAGCCTCCAGGAGCCAGTGTGTGCCCTGTGCCTGGAGCCCCTGCCGGACGCCACCGAGGGTCCTGCCAAGCTGTGCGAGAAGTGCTGCCGCAAGCACAACCTCAATGGAAAGAGGAGCAAGCCTCCGAGTGAGCCGCCAGTCCAGAGTCTGCCGCCCATCCAGCCGCCATCCGGGGCAGCCTTTGTGGAGAACCGTTGCAACCTGTGCAAGATGATCCTGCCGCACGCCCAGAAGCTGCAGGAGCACCTGGTGGAGCACACCTTTGCCGGCACCGAGCAGCGCGGCTACAATTGCTACATCTGCTCCGCGGTCTTCACAGCACCTGGAGGTCTCCTCAACCACATGGCGGAACATGGCGCCCACACGCGTCCCTACGACTGCAACCTCTGCCCGGAGAAGTTCTACTTCCGGGCGGAGCTGGAGCACCATCAGCGGGGCCACGAGCTGCGACCCCAGGCACGTCCCAAGATGGAAGTGCCCTCCAACAGGACAAGTTCCTCGCCCATCGACAGCCCCGTGAGGAGTCCCACGATCGTCAAGCAGGAGCTGTACGAGACGGATACGGCTCAGTCGGCAGGAGGGGATGAGGAGGAGCCGGAAAACGCCCACGACGACGAGGAATACATCGAGGTGGAGCAAATGCCGCACGAGGGGCGTCCCAGCGAGTTGGAAAGGGCCACCAGTAGCGCCTAA